Proteins encoded together in one Octopus sinensis unplaced genomic scaffold, ASM634580v1 Contig18013, whole genome shotgun sequence window:
- the LOC115231274 gene encoding general transcription factor II-I repeat domain-containing protein 2-like, with the protein MLWYSLALDESVDISGTSQLLIFIRGVDENISITEELASVCSIHGTTTGKDIFDELEQTISDYNLEWEKLSCVTIDGAKNMAGSKKGLVGQITNKLEELHISNTLFIHCILHQHALCAKALNISCVLNPVIRIINFVRGSSLNHRQFKVLLDDFGSEYFDIPYYTAVRWLSCGNVLNRFYKLRSEIYIFLTSKNNYYPELSDLAWLSKLSFLVDVTTHMNELNLKLQGKENLICDFYRIIKAFRQKLMLFESQLGVRQFSHFSCFKSFCEANCNEIDITFQIGIIKELKHHFLHKFSELDKIESDIILFENPFSCNVENVQHELQLEVIDLQSNEQLKDCHRRTTTR; encoded by the coding sequence ATGTTGTGGTATTCTCTTGCATTGGATGAGTCAGTTGACATTTCGGGAACATCgcaacttcttatttttattcgtgGAGTTGATGAGAATATTTCCATAACTGAAGAACTGGCATCTGTTTGTTCTATTCATGGAACAACcactggaaaagatatttttgatGAATTGGAACAAACTATAAGTGACTATAACCTTGAATGGGAGAAACTGAGTTGTGTTACGATTGACGGGGCAAAGAATATGGCTGGTTCTAAAAAGGGTCTAGTTGGGCAAATAACTAATAAATTGGAGGAATTACATATTTCAAACACTTTGTTCATTCATTGCATCCTTCATCAGCACGCACTATGTGCGAAGGCTcttaatatttcatgtgtgttgAATCCAGTTATTCGCATAATAAACTTTGTTCGAGGGAGCTCACTTAATCACCGTCAGTTTAAAGTTTTACTTGACGATTTTGGATCTGAATATTTTGACATACCATATTACACTGCAGTTAGATGGCTTAGCTGTGGTAAtgtattaaatagattttataaactCCGAAGTgagatttatatttttctaaccagTAAAAATAACTATTATCCCGAATTATCAGATCTTGCTTGGctatcaaaattatcatttttggttGATGTTACAACTCACATGAATGAGCTAAATCTGAAATTACAAGGAAAGGAAAACTTAATTTGTGATTTCTACAGGATAATTAAAGCATTTCGACAAAAATTGATGTTATTCGAGTCACAACTTGGAGTACGTCAGTTTTCAcacttttcttgttttaaaagtttttgtgaGGCAAACTGTAATGAGATCGACATTACTTTCCAAATTGGAATTATCAAAgaattaaaacatcattttttacataagttttctGAACTTGACAAAATTGAAAGCGATATAATTTTGTTCGAAAATCCATTTTCTTGTAATGTTGAAAATGTTCAACATGAATTACAATTAGAAGTTATTGACTTACAATCAAATGAACAGCTCAAAGATTGTCACAGACGGACCACAACTCGCTGA